The genomic stretch ACATGTCTTAACTGCGAAGACATATTTAAAAACAACTTATGGTACAGCAATGTGCGTCGTCGCATTCCTTGGCGATTTGCACCTGTTCGAggcttcgatcgatcgatcgatcgatcgagatGCCCTCGATCTCTAGCTCCAATTATTTGATTACTTTAATTTCAGCCGAGGCATGCATCAATCATGGCCGGATTCCagtgaccaccaccaccaccactttTCCACGCCCGAAATGGCTGGCAAGTAAAGAGGGCTCGATCGGcgttgattgatgatcaaggcAATGCAAGAAGCTAAGCCCTCTGAGTGGATTCCAACTCTTCCCTCGACCGAAATGCTTTTCCACCTACTGCTTCTCCCTTTCATGTCCTAACTAAACATGTGCATGCAGTGCCAATTCAAGCTGCTGCGCAGGGCATGCAGGCCTTCCCCAGCTGAGACAGGAGGCGAGCAACTAAAGGCGATTGTTGTTGCTGTTGTCCCTCCTGAGAGAGTAGCAGAAGTTTCAAGTTGGTCCTTCTTCTTTCAGAAGCATGGGCATGCACATCACATCTTTTGGTGTAAAGTACTTGAACAACCATGGGAAGCTAGCTAGCTGCGATTGTTGGTCCAAGTCCAGTCCAGAATATAATATCGTTTTGGCAGCAAGAGATAAACTATATATTTCTCAGTATATCTATGACACTTTAAATCGGAGATCTTTGGATCCGATAATTATGTTGCCTGAAATCATTAAATATGTTCTGCTGAACTGTTACTTCTGTATaagtataaggaaaaagaaaagaaaagaaaagaaaaccgcATATGTTAAAATTGTGATCTTTAATTATCCCTACTGAAGAATATTAAGTTTAAGTCGTAGAGGATTAGGACATCAGTAAGAAAGCAATGATCTAAATGGCACTCATAATATGAAGTCCAACATATATATCAGGAAGAATCTCCTTGTCATGGCATCATGCATAATTATTTACATTAAAAACAGAGATCCCGTGAAGATCATACAATACAAGGTGGAATATTCATCTTGCACATATTGATAGTTACAGTTCTTGGCAGGAAAAAGGATTAGGACTAAACAGAGGTGATAACATCCTCACGCCACAAAGTGTTATTATCTCGCTGCTTCTTTTTTCCTCAGGTAATGGCACTGATCATTCCTTCAAAAGAAGCTTCTTCCATGCAACGAGCTGACGTAGGAACTTATTGACCTGTAAAAAAATTCGGAGAAATGGTATTAGCAAATTCAGTAGTAGTCCCCGTCAGGAGATCGATCAGTCTAAACAATGAGCTGATAGTTGCCCACCTCAGCTGGTTCTTGAAGAGAATAGGATGCATTTGTTTCCTTTGcaaacttagacacaaggatcccTACACCCTGTCCTCTTTCACGCAATACCTGAGATTAAGAGATTAAAAATGAACAGAAATTCAAAATGTCGAGCAGGAAAGGACACAATAAGGGATACCTTGAAGGCATCTTCGTCGGTGCGGTCATCTCCTATGTACACCGGAAACACATTGTTACAATTTGCGAACCCTGCAAACGAAGCGAAATATCGATGTGAATGAGCACAAAGTCGATGAATGATTCTTGCTCAAGCTTATAAATTACCTATGGACTCTAACAAGAACTCAAGAGCCTTCCCCTTGTCCCATTCGATGCTCGGGCGAATCTCAAATACCTTTCTTCCTATGGTCAGCCGGAGTTCAGGGTAGTCATTCACCACTGAACGGACTAGCTCAGCCAATGAGTTCCATATCTGCAAATTATTCAGCAAGAAATATGCTTAGTTATTATACCAATTGCGACGAACCAAATAATTAAAGAGTTCATCTTCTCACCTTTTCCTCAACACATCGGTAGTGGACTGATAAAGAGAAGGTGTTGTTTTCAACTCTGGAACCTGGGACGAATTTTGTTTTCTCTACCAGTACTTTATACACCTTTAAACAAGGAGATTGAATTGATCAGCACAGGTAAGTTCGAGTGGAATTAAACTGCTAACTGATTCAAAAACATCTGTTTTTATTCTTCTTGTATCTTTTTTGGATCATACACACCTCATCCATCACAGGAAGGAACTCACTGGCCGGTTGAAACAAAACAGGGTTTGTCTGCACCCATCCACAGAGGCACAGAGCACGAGCAGGGATCAGAACTGTTGAGGGCAATAAAATAGGAAAGTGTTTGAGTGCAGAGATAGAGACAGACGACCTTGGATGTTGTCTTTTTGGTGCTTTTGCTAGGACCTTTTATGTCCATGCCGTGGCTCCCAGCGTAGTACAATTCCTTCAAACGTACAAAATTGAacacctaaactaaacatgcattCGAGTGAGTTCAAGGGAAACAGATTCTTGCTGACTTCATCCATTGAGAGGAATAGAGAGATAGGAAGCTCGCCTTGTTCCTGCATCTGCCACTCACGATGGCAGTTGGGAAGTGCCTCGCAACGTCTCTCACGGCCTCCCTCATCTGGATTCATGCGGCGATCAACGCCCAATTTCATAGGGAATGTTTTCGAAATTTTGTGAGGACTCACCGGCTCAGACATGAAGGCGCTGTCTGGATCGTCGACGATGGGGGACAGAGTGCCGTCGTAGTCGAGGAACATCACCATCTGTTTGGCCTTTGACGCCGCGACGACGTCGTTGAAGTTGCCCAGCGCCGACGGGTGCCGCTTCTGCAGGCCGGCAAATCCCGCCAAATTAGCACCATTGAAGCGTGACAGTTTTGGAGCAAAAGTGATAAAATTACCAGCCAATCCTTGTACTCTCCATCGGCGGCGACAGACAAGTCGGAGGCGGCCTCCCTGGGGTGGGTGGGGGAGGAGGCGCGCATGGACTCGACCAATGCGCTCGGCCTCCCGCCGGAAATATCTACCTGGCTCATGAACCGGTTGTTGAAGCTGGCACGGTGGAGACCGGggatggagttacgaggaggaaAAGCAGGGAGGAGGATGGGAGGTTCGGTCTTCGCAGCCGAGGCGGCGCCGGAGATGGCGATCTCCTCCGGGACGATGACACTCTGCTTTACCATCTCCGCGACTCTGCTTCCGCTCTGCTTTAACTTTAACGTGGAAAAGAGAGCAGGAACAGAAATCAATGGGAGTACGAGGAGGGATCGACTCGTGCTCTTCTTCGACTTCTCCCGTGGTCGAAGGAGCTCAAATAGAAGAAGCAGACAACGAAGGAAGAGGAGAAGTTAGAACGAAGAGCGCTGCCATTGGCGATATGGCGGTAATCATATAAAGGGTGAGGAGCTGTAGGGAGGCGAAGGCAAACGCGAAGGCGAAGTTGAAGTTGAAGGGGACGCGTGAAAGCGCCCCCCACGACATCACCAGCGAGAATGCGAGCCCATGGGCCCCATCCGCCTGGGAAACACGTCGGATTATGAAAAGCTGACACGCGTTCTCTTGGGACTCCCTGTTTGAGACGTGACAGCCGATCCCTTTCCAGAGTCCCCAGGCTCTAATGAATTATTTATCATTCACGCTccatttttatttctttgttaaattaatcaatcaattaataactATGCGATTGAATATTGTTCATGGGATTTTAAAAATGTTATTGTGCTTGCTTTTTAAAaatgttatttttattattcaGTCTTTGTTTTAACTTTGTGATTGACGTGGAGCTGTGGGCTGGTTGGGAAccataataattaataaaatatgttAATGATTTTATGTTCGTCTTGTCAATGTAGTCGTTAATAAGTTTATGTTTGCTTACTTCTACAATAATGACTTGTTCCCTGACCTTTAACGGTCAAAATCCCCATGTCCATATGTTGCTCCAATTAAGTTATAATTCTCCTTCATTAGAGATTACGATTAAGTGAAGGCCCATGCTCCCTTTGACACAAGTGAACATGCATGCAGTATTTTCCTTCATTATAATCAAAGTAGTGCCTTGGTATCCAcacaacttaattattttaattaactaaaaCATAATACATCTCTTTAACTCGTTGCACACTTggtataattaatttaaacaatctcTAAAGTACCACATTAGCTACACAAGGTTTGGTCGTTTGATTTCTGCTATAACGTAAGTAATTGGTGATAGATCATTTAACTATTTGAtcataattattaaatttttttctcGTGGTTATCATATTGATTAAATATGCTTTGCATGCATAACATGTAAAGTAATTACATAATCATTCATCTAGTGAAATGTGCCTTCGAGCTAAACAAAATAGGAATGTTAAATGAACAAGGCATCCCTCGACAACCTCGACTTCTTCTTTCTTTACTACAAATTAATTGCACCATAATTAATAATTAGGGCAAAAGCAAAGAGATGTTGTGGTGAGAAGAGGCACCACTTGCATGGTCTAATAGCCATTTATATATTCCATTAATTATAATCTAGATATTCTAACAGTGGCACATAGATGCATGTCACGTTTAGAGTAAATGTAATGAGATTAAAGTTCATtttgaacatatatatatatatatatcagtgtTTCTCCAACTCACTGTGATGTGGAAGGAGAGCTACAACACTATTGACGGAGACTAATACCAATTAGTCGGTTTATTTTACATGCCCTTCTTTTAtttatgtgtgtgtatatatataaaatttaaaataaatatgatacaTTTTCGGATTTCTTAAATGATTTACTTTCACTATTACATGACACGTACGGAAACTAAACTGTCGGGTCGGGAGGCAGGCGCACCACGTCGGCACCAGATCTAAGGCCTTGGTCGGTGACCTTTTGTTGCCCTCTTTTTTTTTCCCGTGGGGCCCGGGCATCAGGTGGATTTTGTCGTTTCTTTGTGGGGTTGCCTTCGAATCTATTAATGATTCCGCAAAAGCCGAGAACATGAACTCAACCACCTACCGACCTCCTCGTTGGCGCCACTGAGGAGGGCCGAACCGGCCCCTGCTATGGACCCCACAATTTGACCAATAGAAGACGGGTAGTTTAGGACAGCCACGTTGGATGAACGCCCACCGGCTTGTGCACACGCGGATCTGAGAACGCCGTC from Zingiber officinale cultivar Zhangliang chromosome 5B, Zo_v1.1, whole genome shotgun sequence encodes the following:
- the LOC121987787 gene encoding probable trehalose-phosphate phosphatase 6, producing the protein MVKQSVIVPEEIAISGAASAAKTEPPILLPAFPPRNSIPGLHRASFNNRFMSQVDISGGRPSALVESMRASSPTHPREAASDLSVAADGEYKDWLKRHPSALGNFNDVVAASKAKQMVMFLDYDGTLSPIVDDPDSAFMSEPMREAVRDVARHFPTAIVSGRCRNKVFNFVRLKELYYAGSHGMDIKGPSKSTKKTTSKTNPVLFQPASEFLPVMDEVYKVLVEKTKFVPGSRVENNTFSLSVHYRCVEEKIWNSLAELVRSVVNDYPELRLTIGRKVFEIRPSIEWDKGKALEFLLESIGFANCNNVFPVYIGDDRTDEDAFKVLRERGQGVGILVSKFAKETNASYSLQEPAEVNKFLRQLVAWKKLLLKE